The genomic window AGAGAGCATTTGAAAACTAATATCTTCAGATGCCTTTTTGTGAAATTCATCCCCAACCTTAAAGAGGTCGGAGTATTCTTTCACTATTAAGATAAAAATTTAATCCGCATTACTCACTTGCGGATTAATCCATCGGAAATATTGTATTCATCATATTTTTGAGCAATTTTGTCAACGGTTCCATCCTTAAACATATCATCCAAAGTCTTTTGAACCTTGTCTCTCAGTTCAGTGTTGTCTTTCTTAAATCCGACACCATACTTTTCATGAGATACCGGCTCATCAATGATTTTAAAGCCTTTGTCTGAATACTTTCCGCTGACATGATAATTTGCCATTCCAACATCAATAATTAATGCATCACAGGCACCGGATTCCAAATCCATAAATCCAGTATTATAGTCTTTTATTTCAGTCAGTTTTGCGAAAGTGTCCTTAAAACTTTTATTTTGCTCATCAAGTGATTGCAATGCAGAACTTCCTTCTTGAATTTCTACATTTTTACCTTTCAAATCGTCAGGAGAATTTATTCCGGAACTATTTTTTACGACAATTACCTGAGAATTGTTAAAGTAGGCATCAGACCAGGCATAATCGGATTCTCTGCCGTCAATGGTAAATTCACTCCAAAGACAATCGAATTCGCCGGAGTTTATTTCCACTTGTTTGCTGTTCCAGTCAATTATTGGCTGAGGTACAAAGGTCCAGTTGTTCCTTTTTGCCACTTCCTGTGCCAGTTCTAAATCAAAACCAGTATAGCTGCCGTTATCATCCTTATAAGTGAATGGGGGAAATTCAGGATTAAACCCGACTACAAAATTAGATTCGTTATTTGTACTGTCGGATGAACTGGTAAAAATATCAAACATCCCCTCAGCACTCACGCTGCCAATCATCAACGAGGCAGCAAATATCACTGTTAAAATAATCAATATCCTTTTCATAATACTCACAAAAAAACATTAATGTTAATTAATATTATTAAAAGTATAGAATAAATAGTTATCATTAACTGAAAGTTCAAAACCTAAATTTTATAATATATCAGAATTATAAGTGAAACGACTATCACCCCGGTTGCAATCAAACCGGATTCCGGTCCAAAAATACCTCCCTCAATCATATTTTGACCAGCTTGGCTGAATTTCAATAATGAAGGTGTTGGAGTGCCGCTTACGCTAAATCCGAATATTATCCCTTGTGAAAAATTCCATGCTGTGTGAGCGCTGCCGCAAATCCAGATATTGTCAAATCTCAAAAACATTACTGCAAATACTGTTCCAACCAAAAAAATATTAATTATAGACAGTATGTCTAATCCTAAATTGAAACAATGAGGAAGGATAAAAATAATGTTGGCAGCCAATATTGCAGTCAATATGCCATGCCTTTTAGAAAAATAGGTCAATGTCCAGCCCCTAGTGTAAATCTCCTCACCGAAAGATTGAATAGTGAAAGCTACTAAAAACGGAAGAGCATAAATTGCCTGTGAAAAATCAAA from uncultured Methanobrevibacter sp. includes these protein-coding regions:
- a CDS encoding amino acid ABC transporter substrate-binding protein, which codes for MMKRILIILTVIFAASLMIGSVSAEGMFDIFTSSSDSTNNESNFVVGFNPEFPPFTYKDDNGSYTGFDLELAQEVAKRNNWTFVPQPIIDWNSKQVEINSGEFDCLWSEFTIDGRESDYAWSDAYFNNSQVIVVKNSSGINSPDDLKGKNVEIQEGSSALQSLDEQNKSFKDTFAKLTEIKDYNTGFMDLESGACDALIIDVGMANYHVSGKYSDKGFKIIDEPVSHEKYGVGFKKDNTELRDKVQKTLDDMFKDGTVDKIAQKYDEYNISDGLIRK
- a CDS encoding CPBP family intramembrane glutamic endopeptidase, giving the protein MFEAIEKFAAKSVTLKEARENVENISLAKEIGIYIVLFLILYFFMILVVAIAGYCLGNIDNFLISLFSFAVVPVGIYIYATKIEKRSWRSIGFSKGNAISSTLKGALIGFSMFLAVVIIGLALGQFTFSGFDFSQAIYALPFLVAFTIQSFGEEIYTRGWTLTYFSKRHGILTAILAANIIFILPHCFNLGLDILSIINIFLVGTVFAVMFLRFDNIWICGSAHTAWNFSQGIIFGFSVSGTPTPSLLKFSQAGQNMIEGGIFGPESGLIATGVIVVSLIILIYYKI